From the Methylomonas sp. MK1 genome, one window contains:
- a CDS encoding TetR/AcrR family transcriptional regulator translates to MLTAHDLFYRDGIRATGIDKVIAESGVTKVTFYRYFPSKNDLIRAFLDYRHDLWMAWFNDALQRHGGRAGAGLMPLVATMAEWFRKPIYRGCAFINTVAELGGVLPDVLDICQQHKQDMVRVIAELLPDGPNRQQLANAAAVAIDGAIVKAQLESQDALDKQSLTSLETLLAALDAFAGSMSPETPND, encoded by the coding sequence TTGCTGACCGCGCATGATCTGTTTTATCGCGATGGTATTCGCGCCACCGGCATCGACAAAGTGATCGCCGAGTCTGGCGTGACGAAAGTGACGTTCTATCGGTATTTCCCCAGCAAAAACGATTTGATCCGGGCGTTTTTGGATTACCGGCACGACCTGTGGATGGCCTGGTTTAACGATGCCTTACAGCGTCACGGCGGGCGAGCGGGTGCGGGATTGATGCCGCTGGTGGCGACTATGGCAGAATGGTTTCGCAAACCGATTTATCGTGGCTGCGCGTTTATCAATACTGTTGCCGAATTAGGTGGTGTATTACCCGATGTGCTGGACATCTGCCAACAGCACAAACAGGATATGGTGCGGGTGATTGCCGAGCTATTGCCGGATGGCCCAAACCGGCAGCAGTTGGCAAATGCGGCTGCGGTTGCGATCGACGGCGCCATAGTCAAAGCGCAGTTGGAATCACAAGATGCGCTGGATAAGCAGTCCCTAACAAGCTTGGAGACGCTATTGGCAGCGCTCGACGCGTTTGCCGGATCAATGTCGCCTGAAACGCCGAACGATTAG
- a CDS encoding cation-transporting P-type ATPase, which translates to MDNYPKADWHSQTPETVLTHFGVELGQGLSDGEAQKRLAAKGANRLTARRGKGPLLLLLAQFHQPLIYILLFSAATTAFLEEWTDSSVIFGVVIINAVIGFIQEANALKAINALAQTLNISSNVLRDGKRRSIAAAELVPGDLVFLQSGDKVPADLRLLQSRELKIDESALTGESVPVEKQAQTLPSATLLADRANMAYSSTLVSYGSGLAVVVSTGDNTEIGRINKLIGSAEPLETPLTLKMSQFSQLLLWVIVGCAAVTFAVGVWRGETMLNMFMASVALAVGAIPEGLPAALTITLAIGVSRMAKRNAIIRKLPAVETLGSTTVICSDKTGTLTQNQMTVQFVQAGGEVFEVSGSGYTPDGEFSSNRQAVNPTQKPTLLECLKAGLLCNDARLIADADSWRIEGDPTEAALLVAAHKAGLHQASVSGDHPRLDAIPFESEHQFMATLHHDLAEDARHIYLKGSLESLLQRCDKAFAADMQLVPLDKDRLNQQAEAFAAQGLRVLAFARAEHNDDAVEHREVGGGLTFLGLQAMIDPPRPEAARAIAACYKAGISVKMITGDHPVTALAIAKQLSMRHTERVISGAELQNYSEADYRKHVKDCDVFARIAPEQKLQLVQALQANGHVVAMTGDGVNDAPALRQANIGVAMGMGGTEVAKEAAAMVLTDDHFATIEAAVEEGRGVFDNLVKFIAWTLPTNLGEGLVITAAVFANVALPITPLQILWINMTTAVLLGLMLAFEPKEPGLMLRKPRNRKQPILTKHLMFRICLVGFLLLAGAFGLFEWELSHNETLAKARTVAVNVFVFGSLFYLFNCRSLNYSMFRVGVFSNLWLIFGVVSMTLLQLLFTYWPPMQALFGSAAIGRDEWLLILGVSVVIYAAIGLEKLIVRRFRRH; encoded by the coding sequence ATGGACAATTACCCTAAAGCCGACTGGCACAGCCAAACGCCGGAAACTGTATTAACGCATTTTGGCGTAGAACTGGGGCAAGGCCTGAGTGATGGAGAAGCGCAAAAACGCCTAGCGGCAAAAGGCGCAAACCGTCTGACTGCTCGCCGTGGTAAAGGCCCCTTGCTTTTATTACTGGCGCAATTTCATCAGCCCTTGATCTACATCCTGCTGTTCTCCGCTGCCACCACCGCGTTCCTAGAGGAATGGACCGACAGCAGCGTAATCTTCGGCGTCGTCATCATCAATGCTGTGATCGGCTTCATCCAGGAAGCCAACGCCCTCAAAGCCATTAACGCGCTGGCGCAGACCTTGAACATCAGCAGCAATGTCCTGCGCGACGGCAAACGCCGGAGTATCGCCGCCGCGGAATTAGTGCCCGGCGACTTGGTGTTCCTGCAATCCGGCGACAAGGTACCGGCGGATTTGCGCCTGTTGCAAAGCCGCGAACTGAAAATCGACGAGTCCGCACTCACCGGCGAATCTGTACCCGTGGAAAAACAGGCGCAAACCCTGCCCTCAGCTACGTTATTGGCTGATCGCGCCAATATGGCGTATTCCTCGACACTGGTCAGTTACGGCAGCGGGCTGGCCGTAGTCGTCAGCACCGGCGACAACACCGAGATTGGCCGCATCAACAAGCTGATCGGCAGCGCCGAACCACTGGAAACGCCGCTAACCCTAAAAATGAGCCAATTCAGTCAATTGTTGCTCTGGGTCATCGTCGGCTGCGCGGCGGTAACCTTTGCGGTGGGTGTTTGGCGCGGCGAAACCATGCTGAATATGTTCATGGCTTCGGTGGCGCTGGCAGTTGGCGCCATCCCGGAAGGCCTGCCGGCCGCGTTGACCATTACCCTGGCTATCGGCGTCTCGCGGATGGCCAAGCGCAATGCCATCATTCGCAAACTGCCGGCGGTGGAAACACTGGGCAGTACCACGGTGATCTGTTCGGACAAGACCGGCACCTTGACGCAAAACCAAATGACCGTGCAATTCGTGCAGGCCGGCGGTGAAGTATTCGAGGTCAGCGGCAGCGGCTACACGCCGGACGGCGAATTCAGCAGTAATAGACAAGCGGTCAACCCAACCCAAAAACCGACATTATTGGAATGTCTAAAAGCCGGACTGCTTTGCAACGACGCCCGATTAATCGCCGACGCCGACAGCTGGCGTATCGAAGGCGATCCTACCGAAGCCGCCTTGTTGGTAGCCGCCCACAAAGCCGGTCTGCATCAAGCCAGCGTCAGCGGCGATCATCCGCGTCTGGACGCGATTCCTTTCGAATCGGAACACCAATTCATGGCAACCTTGCACCACGATCTAGCCGAGGATGCCCGGCATATTTATTTGAAAGGTTCCCTGGAAAGCCTGTTACAGCGCTGCGACAAGGCCTTTGCCGCCGACATGCAATTGGTGCCGCTGGATAAAGACCGCCTGAACCAACAAGCCGAAGCGTTTGCCGCACAAGGCTTGAGAGTCCTGGCCTTTGCACGTGCAGAGCACAATGACGATGCCGTTGAACACCGCGAAGTGGGTGGCGGCCTGACTTTTCTGGGCTTGCAAGCCATGATCGACCCGCCCCGCCCCGAGGCTGCCAGAGCCATTGCCGCCTGTTATAAGGCCGGTATCTCGGTGAAAATGATCACCGGCGACCACCCAGTCACCGCGCTGGCCATCGCCAAGCAGCTGAGTATGCGCCACACCGAACGCGTAATCAGCGGCGCCGAACTGCAAAACTACAGCGAGGCCGACTATCGCAAACACGTCAAGGACTGCGATGTATTCGCCCGCATCGCGCCGGAGCAAAAATTGCAATTGGTGCAAGCGCTGCAAGCCAACGGTCACGTGGTAGCCATGACCGGGGACGGCGTCAACGATGCCCCGGCACTGCGGCAAGCCAACATCGGCGTGGCGATGGGCATGGGCGGCACCGAAGTCGCCAAAGAAGCCGCAGCCATGGTATTGACTGACGACCACTTCGCTACCATAGAAGCGGCGGTAGAGGAAGGTCGCGGCGTGTTCGACAATCTGGTGAAATTCATCGCCTGGACCTTGCCGACCAATCTCGGCGAGGGTCTGGTGATTACTGCCGCCGTATTCGCCAATGTCGCCCTGCCGATCACACCCCTGCAAATTCTGTGGATCAATATGACCACTGCGGTGTTACTGGGCTTGATGCTGGCTTTCGAACCCAAGGAACCAGGCTTGATGCTGCGTAAGCCGCGTAACCGCAAACAACCGATCTTGACCAAACACCTGATGTTTCGTATCTGTCTGGTCGGCTTTTTATTGCTAGCCGGCGCGTTCGGCCTGTTCGAATGGGAACTATCGCACAACGAAACCCTGGCCAAAGCCCGCACCGTAGCGGTCAACGTGTTTGTATTCGGTTCCTTGTTTTATCTATTCAACTGCCGCTCGCTAAATTATTCGATGTTCCGCGTCGGCGTATTTTCCAATCTATGGCTGATTTTTGGCGTGGTTAGCATGACCTTGCTGCAACTACTGTTTACCTACTGGCCACCGATGCAGGCCTTGTTCGGTAGCGCGGCAATCGGGCGTGACGAGTGGCTGTTGATTTTGGGGGTTAGCGTAGTCATTTACGCGGCGATAGGGCTGGAAAAGCTAATCGTTCGGCGTTTCAGGCGACATTGA
- a CDS encoding HesA/MoeB/ThiF family protein, translating to MNDEQLLRYSRQIMLPQIDIAGQQKLLDAKVLIVGAGGLGSPASMYLAAAGIGQITVYDDDQVDLTNLQRQIAHSTADIGLDKVISTQQTLEKINPGVKVFARKQRLAGEQLLVEVADADVVLDCSDNFTTRFAINKACVDQQTPLVSGAAIRFEGQVSVFTPGLNDSPCYNCLYQSDGEELQNCARNGVIAPITGIVGSIQALETIKLIVNTGSTLTGRLLLLDGLSMEWHSMRLKKNPNCPSCGSK from the coding sequence ATGAACGACGAACAATTACTCCGTTACAGCCGGCAAATCATGCTGCCGCAAATCGATATTGCCGGTCAGCAAAAACTACTCGATGCCAAAGTGTTAATAGTAGGCGCTGGTGGTTTAGGCTCACCTGCCTCTATGTATCTGGCCGCGGCGGGTATCGGCCAGATCACCGTTTACGACGACGATCAGGTCGATTTGACCAATTTGCAACGCCAGATTGCTCACAGCACAGCCGATATAGGGTTGGATAAAGTTATTTCAACCCAACAGACTCTGGAAAAAATTAATCCTGGCGTAAAAGTATTTGCTCGCAAACAGCGATTAGCCGGCGAACAGCTACTTGTAGAAGTGGCGGATGCTGATGTGGTGCTGGATTGCAGCGATAACTTCACCACCCGCTTTGCCATCAATAAGGCTTGCGTCGACCAACAAACTCCATTGGTATCTGGCGCGGCGATCCGCTTCGAGGGTCAAGTCAGCGTGTTTACGCCGGGGTTAAACGATAGCCCGTGCTATAACTGCCTCTATCAAAGCGACGGCGAGGAATTGCAAAATTGCGCCAGAAACGGCGTGATAGCGCCGATCACCGGCATCGTCGGCAGCATCCAGGCCTTGGAAACGATAAAGTTGATAGTCAACACCGGCAGCACATTGACGGGCCGCTTACTGTTGCTGGACGGACTGAGTATGGAATGGCACAGCATGCGCTTGAAGAAAAACCCAAATTGCCCAAGCTGCGGCTCGAAATAA